Proteins from one Mycteria americana isolate JAX WOST 10 ecotype Jacksonville Zoo and Gardens chromosome 1, USCA_MyAme_1.0, whole genome shotgun sequence genomic window:
- the IL17RA gene encoding interleukin-17 receptor A isoform X5 — protein MSTTSIRCLRGAELAVMQVNSNQQICAQFDFQNNLTLQVRPDGGRWNFTFDRFEVEPGQTYQVTVYHLPKLGVDGDYNCKSTSLTMPDCKDPLMKRTIPCIKTGSLWEPRIQGKSLDDTTLLVSFNPWMESARYQIHVTSFLNKTKCKMITRDFTEDGLQQQVNVTIKIEKNIKACCNYKIEIQPFFANCGTDCLRHSAFIPCSPAPSTDPSGDMIIWLYWCVTGICVLLVGSVIAGVICMTKKRAGHRQGKCIHNDLQTAAPYTDLPLPPLKPRKVWIVYSADHLLYVDVVLKFAEFLMTVCGTAVALDLLEDHQISELGSLPWLTRQKKEMEDLSSKIIILCSRGTQAKWQAMLGSEPVCLKQDQQKPMGDLFTPALNLILPDFKKPACFGMYIVCYFEGISSEKDIPDLFNVTSRYQLMEKFEDIYFRIQDLEKFEPGRIHRIREITAENYIDTPSGRKLKEAVQKFKNWQMEHPDWFESETICLDNDEELQSLNRESQVDSLLSEPGGIVKHQLHLREPDPNCCYVINLHMHEGESRGCKLQPQLNPCGDPNSQTMVLPMNEAPLVQVVEPVSSMEDRNILGHHVLSNEDCMEGVPLLETSFPMRNNIILHDDSEVSAIDDQSPENLPGELRHHLNGLMYSLYQQDVIPSEPSLCQEEADKQHQLVFDDQCKDQRQSVQSDQGYISRCSPLPPDDLVEEEEEEEEEEDQEKQMVFHELSPEVLNSLKSLQQQLFFQDIQRSSDWGYPAEVMDTGQSLEDC, from the exons ATGAGTACCA CTAGCATCCGGTGTCTccgaggagcagagctggctgtgatGCAAGTGAACAGCAATCAACAGATCTGTGCCCAGTTTGACTTTCAGAACAACTTGACACTTCAGGTCCGTCCGGATGGAGGCCGG TGGAATTTCACTTTTGACCGTTTTGAAGTGGAACCTGGCCAGACTTACCAAGTGACTGTCTACCACCTGCCCAAACTGGGCGTAGACGGAGACTACAATTGCAAGTCCACGTCTCTCACAATGCCTG ACTGCAAGGACCCTCTAATGAAAAGAACCATCCCATGTATAAAGACAG GCAGCTTGTGGGAGCCCAGGATCCAAGGTAAAAGTCTAGATGATACAACTCTGCTTGTGAGCTTTAACCCGTGGATGGAGTCAGCTCGATACCAAATTCATGTGACCAGTTTCCTGAATAAGACGAAGTGTAAAATGATCACACGTGATTTCACTGAG GATGGACTGCAACAGCAAGTGAATGTCACAATCAAAATAGAGAAGAACATAAAAGCTTGCTGCAACTACAAAATAGAG ATTCAGCCATTCTTTGCAAACTGTGGCACAGACTGTCTGAGACACTCTGCTTTCATCCCATGTTCACCAGCTCCAA GTACAGACCCATCAG GTGATATGATTATATGGCTCTACTGGTGTGTCACTGGGATCTGTGTGTTACTGGTGGGATCAGTCATAGCAGGTGTGATTTGTATGACCAAAAAACGAGCAG GACACCGGCAAGGGAAATGCATCCACAATGATTTGCAGACTG cagCACCATATACCGACCTTCCTCTGCCACCCTTGAAGCCCCGAAAGGTTTGGATTGTGTACTCTGCTGATCACCTGCTGTACGTGGATGTGGTGCTGAAGTTTGCCGAGTTTCTGATGACGGTCTGTGGCACTGCTGTAGCCTTAGATCTGCTAGAAGATCATCAGATCTCAGAGTTAGGGTCGTTACCCTGGCTTACTCGACAGAAGAAGGAGATGGAAGACCTGTCTTCAAAGATCATCATTCTGTGTTCACGGGGCACCCAGGCCAAATGGCAGGCCATGCTTGGGAGTGAGCCTGTGTGCCTTAAGCAAGATCAGCAAAAACCAATGGGAGACCTGTTCACCCCAGCCTTGAATTTGATCCTGCCAGATTTCAAGAAGCCAGCCTGTTTTGGAATGTATATAGTCTGCTATTTTGAGGGGATAAGTAGTGAGAAAGATATACCTGATCTGTTCAACGTCACATCCAGGTACCAACTGATGGAAAAGTTTGAGGATATTTATTTTCGGATTCAGGATTTGGAGAAGTTTGAACCTGGGCGTATCCATCGAATCCGGGAAATCACAGCTGAAAATTACATCGATACCCCTAGTGGGAGGAAGTTGAAAGAGGCAGTACAAAAGTTCAAGAACTGGCAGATGGAGCACCCAGACTGGTTTGAGAGTGAAACCATCTGCTTGGATAATGATGAAGAGTTGCAGTCCTTAAATAGAGAGAGCCAGGTGGATTCATTACTAAGTGAACCGGGTGGAATTGTGAAACACCAGCTGCACCTACGGGAGCCTGACCCTAACTGCTGTTATGTCATCAACCTCCACATGCATGAAGGCGAAAGTAGAGGCTGTAAACTGCAGCCTCAACTTAATCCGTGTGGGGATCCGAATTCTCAGACTATGGTCCTTCCTATGAATGAGGCTCCTCTAGTTCAGGTAGTGGAGCCAGTCTCTTCCATGGAAGATAGAAATATACTTGGGCATCATGTGCTGAGTAATGAGGACTGTATGGAAGGAGTTCCTCTTCTGGAGACAAGCTTTCCAATGAGGAATAACATCATCCTCCACGATGACTCTGAAGTTTCAGCAATAGATGACCAGAGTCCTGAAAACCTCCCAGGTGAACTGAGACACCATCTGAATGGACTCATGTACTCTCTTTATCAGCAGGATGTTATTCCTTCAGAGCCATCTCTCTGCCAAGAGGAGGCTGACAAGCAACACCAATTGGTCTTTGATGACCAATGCAAAGACCAAAGACAGTCAGTGCAGTCAGACCAGGGCTACATCTCTAGATGTTCTCCTCTGCCTCCTGATGAccttgtggaggaggaggaggaagaagaggaggaggaggatcaggaAAAACAGATGGTCTTCCATGAACTCTCTCCAGAGGTCTTGAACAGTCTAAagagcctccagcagcagctgtttttccAGGACATTCAACGGAGCTCTGACTGGGGGTATCCAGCTGAGGTGATGGACACTGGCCAGTCTTTGGAGGACTGCTAG